The region ATTTGATGAACACGATGAACAGATCACTGAGGTCAGCACcatgctttctctttttttctgctgtcacCATCATACAGTGTGTCTCATTTGGGATATCATGtcattgtctgtctgtttagaTGCACTCTTGTCAACATTCTGCACCACAGGTTTCCCCCATAAAGGGAAAGATTTGTTCTGATTTTGGAGCATGTTGTAGCATAAATTTACATGTTAATGAAGGTAAGATCCTAAAACAGCAGTAACTTCATAATGGAAATAGTTGCCACCCAGTGCATTCATTAGCTTAATTAATGGGGTAATCACAATAATTAGAAATACATCGGGGTAACACAGGGGGGCAGCTCAGTTGCTTCTTGTTTAgatgtgtttctcctctctcatgCTTTCTCACTCTCATTGTTCGTACCAGGCCCTGACACAGTTCTTGGGTTGGTCAGTGCTGAACTGTGACACCTATGACAGGCTGAACCGTATGGAGTACAGGAAAGACATCGCCCAGGAGATGCTCATGTACCAGAGCAAATGCACCAATGATGAGATGCAGTCCATTCTGGTCAGTATCAGCCTGACGTTCCTCCACATTTTCCTCTCCAGAAGCCTACCTTTGAGCTCCCAGCATTTGATCAGGAGGCCACTCAAGCAGGAATTAAAAGTAGTCAAAGGTTAATGCACCATTAATAGCTTTTTGATTAGCAGTCCTCCAATACCAGCTGTTAGAGGTCACGATGACATAACATTTCACTGCTTGGAGCACTTGTCTGAAGTGTATGAAAACATAATACCataatattttcagattttctgctttttcccaTCTAGGAATTCAAGCTGTAAATTGCTGTAGATGATGGCTGCATGCTCATGGGTTGAGTGTAAAATGCCATTGTAAATTATTGTTCTCTCTTTTATAACCAGAACACTAAAGAGAAGTTTGATTCAGAGCCAGAAGACTGCGACCAGAAAGAGATGTACAAACTATTGGTATGTTTTGTTTAAACCTTTAGGACAAAAActaacaatgaaatgaaacagtgtGATACATACGATTATTACAGTACTCACTTATCAAAGCACAGGCACTGGCAAACCAAATAACTGTATGAATAAGATTATGAATTTGAATATCTGTACACTTAATTCATTTAATATCATCATTATTTAGGATAATGGGAATGGATTTTAGAGACAAATTAAATTCctttgaaaaatgcattttttctttactgttaaCTCGAGACTGACATGTGTACTTTTTGAGTATTGAAGGATTCATGGATGTGTTCTGTGTGAATTGCATTGTGCAGAAAGCAACCTGCCCGCCAGCTGACAATGTCACTGGAGAGAATCTGTACCTGTTCTCCTTCAGTGACCTCCCCGTCACAGAGCACGACCTTATCAAAGCCGGCATTCGCATATTCTTTGAGCTCGGAGTTGTTGAAAAGTTTAAAGTTCCCGCAGAGGTGAGTCATGTTGTGAGACACTTATCTCGATTTGCCTGCAGATGCTGCTATTGTCTAGCTGGGATATAATTGTCTGTACTGGGCTCATTATTCTCTTTTGTTCCCCCCCAAAAGCTGGGATTTTATTAGTATTTACTCAAAATACATATGAAAAAGTGGAAATTGATTAGATTAAAGAACTTTTAAGTGTAAACATATAATCTACGTGAAATGTGAGTACTTTAAAATATGTcaagaacagaaacaaagagtCTTAGGGATGCAGATACAAATCTGAGTGATACTCGGCGGTGTAGCTGTGAAGGCAGAGTGGGTTTCTTTGGGCACTGGGATAAAagtgtttggggttttttttaaacacgtGTACATCAGACTGAGCCATGGCTCATCTGAAAGCCATCTAAAATGataacattttgttcttttctctcactttgttCTCTGAATCCACCCTCTCCCCCTTTCCATCTCAGACGCTGACCAGATGGATGTACACAGTGAGGAAGGGTTACCGTGCCATCACCTACCACAACTGGAGGCACGGCTTCAACGTAGGCCACACCATGTTCTGCCTGCTGCAGGTAACACCTGGACAACATCTGCTGCACCTACAGTAAACCCTAGCACTAAACCTTACAAATGAACAAGAGTATGTTCTAAgttgctgtagcttcatctctTCTCTTTTATTCACATCTCCACTTCACAACTGCAGACTTCTCAGTCTGTTTCTTGTAGAACTTTTACACTAGAGCTTACTGCACAATATTTAACACAATACATGTGGTGACAGTTCAACACAGGAATGTGTGAACTACCTATATATGCTCATAACATTATatttataatgtatttatatttcttcatAAAGCGAATTTCACCAatacaggtaaaataaaatgtataagtATGTATAACGACATGAGTGCATTGCAGAGAATTCAAGTGAGTATTGACAGTGCCCAATGTTTTGCAGTTTCTGGATTTAAATGGTCTAAAAACAGGCTACAAATGAGaataatcttttgtttttttaatcatggaCAGAAcagataatgatttttttagGTGGCCATAATCTATACCACACACCCAAATACCTGCACATACTAATCAATGATTTGTCTCTTCTGCCTACAGACAGGGAGGCTGAGGAAGTACTACTCTGATCTAGATGCCTTTGCCATGGTGGCTGCTGCTTTCTGCCACGATATCGACCACAGAGGGACCAATAACCTCTACCAGACAAAGCAAGTCAAAATATATGATTCTGTGTGTGGAGGAAGTTAACGTGCACATGTGTCGCCTGTGTGCCAATTTATTCTcctatctttgtctctttttttctgtaggAGCGCATCTCCTCTGGCTAAACTTCATGGCTCCTCCATCATGGAGAGGCACCATTTGGAGTACAGCAAGACGCTCATGGCTGAGGAGGTATGACACATTATTggacaataaattaaaataacagaCTTAAAGAAAAGGCACGAACATTTTGACCACTCCTCGCTGTCTCTCACAGAGCCTGAACATCTTCTGCAACCTCCAGAAGCGTCAATTTGAGAATGTGCAGCACTTGTTTGACGTCTGCATCATCGCCACTGATCTGGCCCTTTACTTTAAGTAGGTTTTCTGAAATACTGCACTCAGACCAGTAGCAGCTACCATGCTACAGCCACAGTTAGCAACATACATGAAATAATGCTAGTGAAAGACTAGCTGACTATAGCTGATGTTGCTCAGAAGTGTAGCAGCAGCCGATCAACGTTCGTGACTCAGTATGTTTTATGGAATTTGCGTATTTGCTTAGTTCAGTTGGTCTGATTGATGGTCTGCTATCTCATCTGTTTGTCCTCACACAGAAAGAGAACCATGTTCCAAAACATTGTGAATGCCACAGAGCCGATGGCAGATGAAAAGGAGGCCATTGCCTACGTTTCCAACAACGCCACCAGGAAGGAAATCGTCATGTATGTAACCGATTCAAGCAGAGGATAATACAGCTGAGATTCTGTCCAgtttactttaaaatatatttgtgagaAGATTTCTGCAACAGTAGACCCTTGCAAATCATCAGCATCAGTAGCGGTGTGTCATCTGTCTGTCCCTCACCTCCAGGGCCATGATGATGACAGGTTGTGACTTGTCAGCTATCACCAAACCCTGGGAGGTACAGAGCAAGGTAGGTGGCCTTCACATGAGCTGGTTAAAGAATATATAGTGAAGCTCACAAGAAgcaaaaaatacacagaaagcACAGGAGCAAATTTTACAAATAATACAGTTTTCATGTAGTTTGTTCTGctaacattattaatattttctcctGCCTGTCCTCAGTCTTTGATCAGGTTATTCAGCTTGAAATATGTTTGGTTCTAGCTCAGTAACTTAAACAATAATGTTTAAACAAACTAGGTTCAATAGTCCActtgtattactgtatttgttgttaCTTTGAGATCAAATGCTAAAGGCTTTACAGAAGGTAAAAAATAAGTTTCATATTTATAGCTGGCAGAAGAGATCCTGTCCTGCTGAGATGAAGTCCATCCCATGTACATGTAAATACTGTAGGTTCGAAAGGATTGAAACTAACCCTCATAAGATAAAAGAATGTCCTGAGagtgaaatatgtttttgctACTCATTCGCAATCCTTTCCTCCctatatttgtcttttatttcacCGTATCATTCTTTGTTCCTCTGCATGTCTGTTCCTCTTCAGGTGGCTCTGATGGTCGCTGCTGAATTCTGGGAACAGGGAGATTTGGAGAGAACTGTTTTGGACCAACAACCAATTGTAAGGCTCATACCCCTCCTGTGCCTTCTCTTCCTTTCAcatgaattttttatttttttttatttaggtttCTCAGGATTTGTTTTCCATCTGaaactctctcctctgtctctctcagcccATGATGGACAGAAACTGTGCCGAACAGCTACCCAAGATGCAGTGTGGTTTCATCGACTTTGTGTGCTCATTTGTATACAAGGTAATGAACAGCTTTTAAACCGCACAGCTTCACCATTTTTCCTGAGAAAAATGAcaagttttatattatttatatttatattataaacaATGAAGGGGGAGGTGACAGTTTAAAGGTTGATTTCAATGGcatgaaaaaagacagacatggattttgcaaaagaaaaaaagtctggcCTTTGCTTTGTGTTGCAGCAATTCATTGATTTTCAGCAAAGCGAAGCAAAGctccataaaaaacacattctgaGTAGTTTtgattcagttcaatttaattgattttgatACTTTCGAAGAGTATGAGCTCTAcaaatgtaaactgtaaaagTAACTAAACTGAGCCATTAACTTCACTCCGAGGCCCTAGTTTAAAGTGTGacctaacaattattttttttagtgatTAATCTAACGACTAATTTATCGATTAttctaaagatttttttattccttgattaatatcaataatataatatacaattaatttaccccaaaaatatcaaaaacatgtctcattaatatttcaatattattaattttctcttaaaaacaaacaaatgtaacaagaaacaaagtatgtactgcagggcatttgtctattgaaaatattataatatttgaaagaatacatttatatatttccctatttctagtaggttatttcttatgttaccattttaattctacttaattcaccaccttattttagtgtttactcacaaactactctAATCtcctcaccttgcttttcccttcaatTCCCtcccccattcacacacacacacccctgcacctctggtctctgcacacactAACTTGCCCCCACTTGCCtctttctgtatctctctccacgtatgtgtctgcactgtttactttcttcgtcagcactatgttttataaagtcggccaaaaaacacaagttccattttggattttttggaTTCCGTTTCACAACAGTaggtgagccgcgtgtggaggagtcttgttgttaatgacgtcaCCTGTCGAATCAATCGAAACTAACGTGGCACCGAAaacatcggcaccaacaggtgctCTCTCaagattttacaaaacaacggcataagtaggcctacataaacagaagagttactctgtgtgtgtttctctgcagagcatgtgcgactgtcCGTAGACCGCatgggaggggtagagcgaggggagattgtgggCGAGGTTTTAATGCTCCAGCTTGTCCTGCGggggaatccatgctttgacTGGGTGCAGCCATACTTCATTGTGACGCATCAACGCACGATACGCAAATCAACGTATTTCCGTAATCAATTACGATGAATCAATGAATCATCCCAGCCCTAGTGACTTCTATTTTCAAGgtcataacatttattttcaagcCCTCTCCCAACTGTGCAGTAAATACCTATTTGTAAAACCTGGTGTATGTGTTCAGTTTTGGATGAGACTGTGTCAGAAAGGTGTAGCTTCAACTCTGCTATGACAGAGCTGAATTACTAACACTATGTACAGCATATGGGGATTGATCTTAATGTagtctaataaaaaaaactgactaTTGACTTTTGAGTTAAATTATTTCTCATACAGTCTCATTATTAGCTTTACAGAGGTGGTGTTGTAGCTTCAACCATCTTAAGTTGGATAACAGGATGTATAGATATGGACCTGTTGAACCCAGATGGCCCCAGGAGGAATGTCAGTTAGCTATTTGGCAGTTTGTCAGGATGGCATTTggacaagaacacacacatccatcactATGGATATGTGTTTGTTGTCCCTGTCGATGGTCTAAGAGGCATATTGtttatttacaacagcaaaaattttctttttgtaagtTCTTCTCCCTCTACAGTATGTATCCCACAATGTGAATAGCATATAATTgcattcagtgtattttttttctttcacttatCAGGAGTTCTCCAGGTTCCACAAAGAGATACAGCCTATGTTTGATGGTCTGAACAACAACAGGGCACATTGGAACGAGCTGGCTGAGGTATACAACGCAAAGATGAAGGCCATTGAGGATGAGAAGAAGAAACTGGAAGAGGAAGAAGCcaagaaaggtaaaaaaaaaaatagatctGTGTATATTGGTCAGTTGATGGCCTGATCAAGATCAAGTGTTGAGAATCATCCCgtatcaaaacaaaatttttttatttctgtgtgtttatctaGCTGGAGGCGACGGAGGGAAGTCAAAGACCTGCACCATCTGCTAAGGTTCCCCGGTGCTTGGATCTGGACTGATGCGGTCTGGTTATTCTTGTCTGACAACTAGTCTAGTTGGGGCTTGACTAGGCTAGCTTGGTCTGGTCTGATCTACACCAGTGTAGTTCTCTCTGGTTAGGTGCTGTCCGCTCCGGTGCAGTCTGGGTCCAGCCCTGTTTGGTCTGGTCTGGTTCAGTCTAGCCTACTTTAGTCTAGTGTAGTCAGGTCTGGTCTGCGGTCCAGTCAGCCTAGATATTCTCCAAGGAGGGAAGAGTCAGAAACATTACCAAAAAGTAATGTTGGGACTCTGACTGCAAGAGAAACCGTTTGACTCTGAAGATGTGATGTATTTGAAACTTAATCTGCTTCGTACAACACACAGCCATGCACATTTGAAACCCAATATCTACATGGACAACATATATTTCCCTTTAACATATTAATAATCTAAACATTTCTGACATATGGTTTGAAACCACGGTTGGATGCAAATGTTCCAAGTCAAGCTAAAGTACAGATACAAACTCTTTAGTATAAATAGCTCAAACAGGGTACTGCTTGTGCTGCATGTGGGGTGTATACATGCCAAAACAATAGTTTTCACATGGTGTTCCTATTAGCAGTCATTTACTACACAGTATAGTAGTACTGTAGGTTGCACAATGCACTTAGCTGCTGTTTTGGCAGTGGCAGGCCATGAATGGAGGATGGGAGGGCAGGCAGGGACTAACCACGTAACTTTATACTTACTGGGATCAGAGGAATGGGGTTAGAATTATGTTTTTGGTTAACAGTTCATGTAGCATGAGTTGTGGAATTCATTCCTTGAACACAAGCCCAGGAGACTGCAATCTGAAGGATCTGTCAATGCTGTATAACAAACCTCGAAGCTCAGATACTACAGCAAATGATTACGCTCAATCAACAAGGGCTGATGTTCTCTTACCTCAAAAGGCACTGATGAGTTGTGTAAGGGTGAATTTATTGTTATATGCAATCcatctatatacatatattttttggattctttgtctgaCAATTTTGTACTTGAACTGTCTTCATGGACAGAGAGTTTGAGACGAGCTTTGAGAGAGGGCGTTGTGAATATGTGAACAAATGCACTCTAAAATCAAATTCAGgcatttagaaaatgtgttgaatttgtGCAACTTTATTGCCAGCTTTGAAAAACACCTTTAAGCTGGTATTTTTATGTCCAACCACCTGGAGAAATACCTGAAAAGGgtaatatatatcatatttacGCCAGTGTTTAGAGCAAAATTACAATTCCATATCAATTCAAAAAAAGATAACTTCTTTTAAACGTGCATGATTTCACATGTATATAGTTTATTACATagaaattgtaaaatgtaaattgtgTAAACTTAAGAATATTTGAAGCATAGAACTGATTTGAAGGATGTACAAGTAAAAGCAACCTTTGCTTCTTCTAAGGAGTCAAACAGGGCACAGTAGATCTACCTCTCCTGTAAGAAGATTTGATAGGATTTGATTGCCAGCCAGCGTTTAAGATCCACACGGCTTTAGACTTTAAATACCCTTCTTACAGAGGAGGTAAAGCAGGCTACCAAAGCCTTACATGTATGTGCAGACAACTTGTGTTTATGTGGCGGATGCAACTATAGCATCATTGATTGTGTGACAGGCCAAAGTCCTCTGCTTCTTTCGTCACTGATGCAACAGTGTGATGAATCATGCAATAACTGCTGTTTGATGTCAACTCAGTGTGAATCTCCCCACAACACCTCTCCATGTAAACCTGAAATGACTTGATCTTATCAGGCATCTGAGTTGACAGCGCACCCCCCTGTGAACTTTCTGAAACACTTTTAGCAATGTCCCTCCCGGGTGCAAAGGCAAGCTGCAGCTCTTAACTTCCTGTTACACAATGTCATCTCCTCTAATCAACGGGGCATCAATCAAAGGCACTTAATCCTATCAGAATGGCTTTGGGACTACCTGGAAACTCCTTTTCTGCTGCTTAAGGAGAAGCGAGGAGCTGTTTTGATTACTGGAGCCAAACTAGGCAAAAAACTTTTACTGAATCAACCCCTGAGTGAtatgttttaatgatttaaccATGAATTTACCTCAGTGTTCCTGCTGCACACATTTTATATGGATGGTTACACCACCAGTTCTGTCTCCAGTGATAAAACAAATGGCACCTTGCTTTTCCTTCAAGGATCCTTTGTGAGATACCAAATAATGCACTGTATACTTTCTACTTATCCCATCAACTGTCTTTAGAAATCTATCATTTGACGTATGAAATGAcctctactgtatgtatgtgtcatGAGATGTAATATGCGTAAGCAAATAAAAGAATTTATGGAGGTGTAAGAATAGAGAGAATCACTTTTTCTCAGTATGAAAATTAATTAAGACGCACAAAGGTGATACGTTATCTCTTATTCAAGCTTGACTCATTCACATGAAGgttacacagagacagagaatgcAACCTTGGGCTTAGCTGCGACAGCGCTTCGTTCTTAGTCATATATCGTGCAGGGATCTTAGAGGCTCCAAAGCTGGATGAGCCTCTTGGGAAAAAGGATCAGTGGATTGGTTCTGATCCCTGCCCAAGACACTGTTGTCTGGCTATGTTGTTCAACATCCTGTGTCCTGCTGTCTGCAGATTCTGCATGATTGCGTGg is a window of Siniperca chuatsi isolate FFG_IHB_CAS linkage group LG20, ASM2008510v1, whole genome shotgun sequence DNA encoding:
- the pde6c gene encoding cone cGMP-specific 3',5'-cyclic phosphodiesterase subunit alpha'; protein product: MADKDSVEKYLENNPQFAKEYFDKKLRAEALSAAFSAPVDIKDTASFKDVNSVQEAAIIFEMVQELQKQGAMEQSLHKVLQRVALILQADRVSYYSCRARNGIPELATCLFDVTPTSKYEANVVHPQGEIVFPLDMGVVGFTAQSKKPQNVPDVSTNKKFCDFVDKQTGYKTKCMLTFPLMADKECLGVVMALNKIGADTFSAEDEALFHKYMNFAQVITLQHYTAYMFNVESRRSQVLLWSASKVFEELTDIERQFHKALYTVRTYLQCERYSVGLLDMTKEKEFYDEWPVKLGDVEPYKGPKTPDGREIIFYKIIDYLLEAKEEIKVIPGPPADHWALVSGLPTYVAENGFICNMMNVAADDFFTFQKEAVDDTGFVIKNVLSLPIVNKKEEIVGIATFFNRKDGKPFDEHDEQITEALTQFLGWSVLNCDTYDRLNRMEYRKDIAQEMLMYQSKCTNDEMQSILNTKEKFDSEPEDCDQKEMYKLLKATCPPADNVTGENLYLFSFSDLPVTEHDLIKAGIRIFFELGVVEKFKVPAETLTRWMYTVRKGYRAITYHNWRHGFNVGHTMFCLLQTGRLRKYYSDLDAFAMVAAAFCHDIDHRGTNNLYQTKSASPLAKLHGSSIMERHHLEYSKTLMAEESLNIFCNLQKRQFENVQHLFDVCIIATDLALYFKKRTMFQNIVNATEPMADEKEAIAYVSNNATRKEIVMAMMMTGCDLSAITKPWEVQSKVALMVAAEFWEQGDLERTVLDQQPIPMMDRNCAEQLPKMQCGFIDFVCSFVYKEFSRFHKEIQPMFDGLNNNRAHWNELAEVYNAKMKAIEDEKKKLEEEEAKKAGGDGGKSKTCTIC